The following are from one region of the Salvia hispanica cultivar TCC Black 2014 chromosome 1, UniMelb_Shisp_WGS_1.0, whole genome shotgun sequence genome:
- the LOC125216022 gene encoding GDSL esterase/lipase At5g55050-like produces the protein MATISMPLCLSLLIICANFMPHLADATKKLVFILGDSTVDVGTNNYISSKLRANFPHNGVDFPKCQATGRFSNGFNSADELAKLFQLKMSPPPFLYLLTLGSGLQKELCKGVNFASGGAGLLDITNINNTVPLSEQINQFTTVRNNFTAMKGENATEVILNKSLFFISVGSNDIFGYLNRSDTTPPGTFITMMLSAYSQHITTLYQLGARKFGIISVPPIGCCPFSRLIQLNFTSTNGCFPPMNDIAQAFHLALDGLLLNISSQLPGMKYSLGNSFNMTLDVINAPKNFSLFGTVDKACCGHGTLNAEGPCNKSASLCPDRGRYLFWDMFHPTQEASYLAAQELYNGSTYVSPISFSQLEQDN, from the exons ATGGCCACAATAAGCATGCCCCTGTGTTTGTCCCTGCTGATCATCTGTGCCAATTTCATGCCTCATTTGGCTGATGCCACCAAAAAACTTGTTTTCATTCTTGGTGATTCAACAGTTGATGTTGGaactaataattatatttcaagcAAGTTACGAGCAAATTTCCCCCACAACGGCGTTGATTTCCCCAAGTGCCAAGCAACTGGGAGGTTCAGCAATGGCTTCAACAGTGCTGATGAACTCG CAAAACTTTTCCAGTTGAAGATGAGCCCACCTCCATTTCTGTATCTTCTTACGCTTGGATCTGGATTGCAGAAGGAACTCTGCAAAGGCGTAAACTTTGCCTCTGGGGGTGCTGGACTCCTAGACATAACAAATATTAACAAT ACAGTGCCCTTATCGGAACAGATCAATCAGTTCACTACAGTGCGCAATAATTTCACTGCCATGAAAGGCGAAAATGCGACTGAAGTAATTCTCAATAAGTCTTTGTTCTTCATCAGTGTCGGGAGCAATGACATTTTTGGTTATTTAAACAGAAGTGATACGACACCTCCAGGCACCTTCATCACCATGATGCTATCAGCATATTCTCAACACATCACT ACGTTGTACCAACTTGGAGCAAGAAAATTCGGAATCATAAGCGTTCCACCAATAGGTTGCTGTCCATTTTCAAGACTAATCCAATTGAACTTCACCAGCACCAACGGCTGCTTCCCTCCAATGAACGATATTGCTCAGGCATTCCACTTAGCCCTCGACGGCCTTTTACTCAACATCAGCTCACAGCTTCCTGGAATGAAATACTCTCTTGGGAACTCATTCAATATGACTCTTGATGTCATCAACGCGCCAAAAAATTTCT CACTATTCGGAACAGTGGATAAAGCATGCTGCGGGCATGGAACTTTGAATGCTGAAGGGCCTTGCAACAAATCAGCATCGCTTTGTCCAGACCGCGGAAGGTATCTGTTCTGGGACATGTTCCACCCAACTCAGGAAGCCTCGTACCTCGCTGCTCAAGAACTCTATAACGGCTCAACTTATGTGTCACCGATCAGCTTTAGTCAGCTGGAACAGGACAACtag
- the LOC125215994 gene encoding probable glycosyltransferase At3g07620, producing MAAAAAILSLFLAVLLLPPSTAAPSPYLSPTTLLQNYQNMLTTFKVFICTPYTPFEFPDAPASLFYNSLLRSPFLTHDPEHAHLFFVPFSPDISTRSMARVVRELRTDFPYWNRTLGADHFFLSPAGIDYSSDRNILELKKNSIQISIFPVVSGYFIPHKDITLPPSVRSPLDLFHAADNSTEASILGYLRWDGETELNLVNELKLDSDFVIEDRNKQLESSRSFRESKFCLFLYHGEVAGIVEAMASGCVPVLIVDRPIQDLPLMDVLKWSDLALVVAVPHSGAKRLKQILSEVSEEKIAEMREMVVAASKHLVWNEEAQVMDAFNMLMYQLWLRRHAIRYARR from the coding sequence ATGGCAGCGGCGGCAGCAATACTCTCCCTCTTCCTCGCCGTCCTCCTCCTTCCACCTTCCACCGCCGCACCGTCCCCATACCTCTCCCCAACGACACTTCTCCAGAACTACCAAAACATGCTAACAACTTTCAAAGTTTTCATCTGCACCCCTTACACCCCTTTCGAATTCCCCGACGCCCCCGCCTCTCTCTTCTACAATTCCCTCCTCCGCAGCCCCTTCCTCACCCACGACCCCGAACACGCGCACCTCTTCTTCGTCCCCTTCTCCCCCGACATCTCCACGCGCTCTATGGCGCGTGTCGTCAGAGAGCTCCGCACCGACTTTCCCTACTGGAACCGAACCCTAGGCGCCGATCATTTCTTCCTCTCCCCCGCCGGAATTGACTACTCTTCCGACCGCAACATTCTCGAGCTCAAGAAGAATTCCATCCAAATTTCCATTTTCCCCGTCGTCTCCGGCTACTTCATCCCGCACAAGGACATCACGCTGCCTCCTTCCGTCCGATCGCCGCTCGACCTCTTCCACGCCGCGGACAATTCCACCGAGGCTTCGATTTTAGGCTACTTGCGATGGGACGGGGAGACGGAGCTGAATTTGGTCAACGAGTTGAAATTGGATTCCGATTTTGTGATCGAGGACAGAAATAAGCAATTGGAGTCCTCTCGGAGCTTCAGAGAGAGTAAATTCTGTTTATTTCTGTATCACGGGGAGGTGGCCGGGATAGTGGAGGCGATGGCGTCCGGCTGCGTGCCGGTGCTGATCGTGGACCGTCCGATTCAGGACTTGCCGTTGATGGATGTTTTGAAATGGTCTGATCTCGCTCTAGTGGTGGCAGTGCCGCACAGCGGCGCTAAGCGGCTGAAGCAGATTTTATCGGAGGTAAGCGAGGAGAAGATTGCGGAGATGAGAGAAATGGTTGTGGCTGCGAGCAAGCATTTGGTGTGGAACGAGGAGGCGCAGGTGATGGATGCTTTCAACATGTTGATGTATCAGCTGTGGCTGAGACGCCATGCGATTAGGTATGCGCGGAGATGA